From the genome of Streptomyces sp. NBC_01341, one region includes:
- a CDS encoding IS30 family transposase, which yields MILISDRPAEGEGRAMPEHWEGDLVIGRQNGSAIGTPVERSPSASRWCTSRRPRSRQVRDALIETSGTPPADSRRSLPGTRASRCDDIWSFTVAAYVAVCFCAPASPWQRDSVESTNSLRRQYFPKCFDLAWHTHGDQ from the coding sequence ATGATCCTGATCAGCGACCGGCCGGCAGAGGGCGAGGGCCGGGCCATGCCGGAACACTGGGAAGGAGACCTCGTCATCGGCAGACAAAACGGCTCGGCCATCGGGACTCCTGTCGAGCGTTCTCCCTCTGCCTCACGCTGGTGCACCTCCCGACGGCCACGCAGCAGGCAGGTCCGTGACGCGCTGATCGAAACCTCCGGGACACCACCTGCCGACTCCCGGCGTTCCCTGCCTGGGACCAGGGCATCGAGATGCGACGACATCTGGAGTTTCACCGTCGCGGCATACGTCGCGGTCTGCTTCTGCGCCCCGGCCAGCCCTTGGCAGCGTGACTCAGTCGAGAGCACGAACAGCCTGCGGCGGCAGTACTTTCCCAAGTGCTTCGACCTGGCCTGGCACACTCACGGCGACCAATGA
- a CDS encoding IS3 family transposase (programmed frameshift) yields the protein MVMKNYPPQFKADAVALYESRPEATIRSVAADLGINPETLRNWVRAAGVSRPRGRRTQEPSQPPAPLEVENAALRKKVRELEEEREILRKAAKYFAGGDALVNRFQCVADLQRRHGVKRLCSILGVSRSSFYYWQRTAADRAARRAADARLAARIRAVHQESDGTYGAPRITAELREENGEAVNRKRVARIMRVSGIEGVRLRRRHRTTVPDQAAAKAPDLIGRDFTADRPNTKYVGDITYLPIDGGKFCYLATVIDLASRRLAGWAIADHMRADLVTDALAAAIRTRGSLAGSIMHTDHGAQYTSRAFAEACRSAGVRQSMSAVGSSADNALAESFNATFKRETLQGRKSWPDEREARLDAFRWLHRYNTRRRHSRLGQRSPIAFENAFHLTPTTLAQAA from the exons GTGGTGATGAAGAACTACCCGCCGCAGTTCAAGGCGGACGCGGTCGCGCTGTACGAGTCGCGGCCCGAAGCGACGATCAGGTCGGTCGCCGCCGATCTGGGGATCAACCCGGAGACGTTGCGGAACTGGGTTCGGGCAGCCGGAGTAAGCCGTCCTCGGGGACGGCGGACGCAGGAACCCTCTCAGCCGCCGGCCCCGCTGGAAGTGGAGAACGCAGCCTTGCGGAAGAAGGTCCGTGAGCTGGAGGAGGAACGGGAGATCCTGCGCAAAGCGGCGAAGTATTTCGCCGGGG GAGACGCGCTGGTGAACCGCTTCCAGTGTGTCGCCGACCTCCAGCGCCGTCACGGCGTGAAGCGGCTGTGCAGCATCCTCGGAGTCAGCCGCTCGAGCTTCTACTACTGGCAACGGACGGCCGCCGACCGGGCCGCCAGGCGGGCGGCTGATGCCCGCCTGGCGGCCCGGATACGGGCGGTGCATCAGGAATCGGACGGCACTTACGGCGCCCCCAGGATCACTGCCGAGCTTCGCGAGGAGAACGGTGAGGCGGTCAACCGCAAGCGGGTCGCCAGGATCATGAGGGTGTCCGGGATCGAAGGAGTCCGCCTTCGCCGCCGGCACCGCACCACCGTCCCAGATCAGGCTGCGGCCAAGGCCCCGGACCTGATCGGCCGCGACTTCACAGCGGACAGGCCGAACACGAAGTACGTCGGCGACATCACCTACCTGCCCATCGACGGCGGGAAGTTCTGCTACCTGGCGACCGTCATCGACCTCGCCTCGCGCCGTCTGGCCGGCTGGGCGATCGCCGACCACATGCGCGCGGACCTCGTCACCGACGCCCTGGCCGCGGCGATCCGCACCCGCGGCAGCCTCGCCGGATCGATCATGCACACCGACCACGGAGCCCAGTACACGAGCAGAGCATTCGCCGAAGCATGCAGGTCAGCAGGGGTTCGGCAAAGCATGAGCGCGGTCGGTTCCAGCGCGGACAACGCACTCGCCGAATCCTTCAACGCGACCTTCAAACGCGAGACCTTGCAGGGACGAAAGAGCTGGCCAGACGAGCGTGAGGCGCGACTCGACGCCTTCAGATGGCTCCACCGCTACAACACCCGACGCCGACACTCCCGCCTCGGACAACGATCACCGATCGCCTTCGAGAACGCCTTCCACCTCACACCAACTACGCTGGCACAAGCCGCATAA
- a CDS encoding SMI1/KNR4 family protein has protein sequence MTSDLVQDSWTRIDGWLREHAPRTFATLRPPAGDEEIAAAQQELGVAFPPDLVASLRRHNGALEGPEAFRFSTGDRLLGVSGILGDTGFMRGIDQGLDGETEGYWLHDYVKFGSYDVTSDGLLMDCRTGRDSFGAIGRFFDETGTSFGQADSLGGYLTELADTLERGQEAGVVTFNGRLFWEAPLPARPDCSADEPLPGPDEQLPELGLSYSPTDLLHVSHLDGHEELGALIAVLPYEQVVEAARKQLRRLAVESGLNNYPEVKAALDAWERGVALPQPDQTGPLALRLRAVLAQADTGRDVTRRWAAEKIALGFWGSPYRSVCESAETRSHFTLDWRADLHADLGNPPLPPIPDDRFWGTLRNPAIDSSWYAAQYTQDQD, from the coding sequence ATGACATCAGACCTGGTCCAGGACTCATGGACTCGCATAGACGGCTGGCTGCGCGAGCACGCGCCCCGCACTTTTGCCACGCTTCGGCCGCCCGCAGGAGACGAGGAGATCGCAGCAGCGCAACAGGAACTGGGGGTCGCCTTTCCTCCGGACCTGGTCGCTTCACTCCGACGGCACAACGGGGCGCTGGAGGGACCTGAGGCTTTCCGGTTCAGTACGGGCGACCGGCTGCTCGGAGTGAGCGGAATCCTCGGGGACACCGGGTTCATGCGCGGCATCGACCAGGGCCTCGACGGGGAGACCGAGGGCTACTGGCTTCACGACTACGTGAAGTTCGGTTCTTACGACGTGACGTCGGACGGTCTTCTGATGGATTGCCGTACAGGGCGGGACTCCTTCGGCGCGATCGGGCGATTCTTCGACGAGACCGGCACCAGTTTCGGGCAGGCCGACTCGCTGGGTGGGTATCTGACCGAATTGGCCGACACGCTTGAGCGCGGCCAGGAGGCTGGTGTCGTCACCTTCAACGGCCGACTGTTCTGGGAGGCGCCTCTGCCTGCCAGGCCGGACTGCAGTGCCGACGAGCCCCTTCCCGGACCGGATGAGCAGCTGCCAGAGCTGGGTCTGTCCTACAGTCCCACCGACCTGCTCCACGTGAGCCACCTGGACGGGCATGAGGAACTCGGTGCGCTGATCGCAGTCCTGCCGTATGAGCAGGTGGTTGAGGCCGCGCGGAAGCAGCTGCGCAGACTGGCGGTCGAATCGGGGCTGAACAACTACCCCGAGGTCAAGGCAGCCCTGGACGCGTGGGAGCGTGGTGTGGCCCTACCGCAGCCGGACCAAACCGGCCCGCTCGCCTTGCGACTCCGCGCGGTGCTCGCACAGGCCGACACCGGCCGAGACGTTACTCGCAGGTGGGCCGCGGAGAAAATAGCCCTCGGGTTCTGGGGATCCCCCTACAGATCCGTGTGCGAGAGCGCGGAGACCCGGAGCCACTTCACTCTCGACTGGCGTGCGGACCTGCATGCGGACTTGGGCAATCCGCCACTGCCACCGATACCTGACGACCGATTTTGGGGGACGCTGCGCAACCCCGCCATCGACTCCAGTTGGTACGCGGCTCAGTACACCCAAGATCAGGACTGA
- a CDS encoding APC family permease, with protein sequence MGTVASAEAGELRRRLGVFDAVVIGLGSMLGAGIFAALAPAASAAGSGLFLGLALAAVVAYCNATSSARLAVRYPRSGGTYVYGRERLGDFWGYLAGWGFVVGKTASCAAMALTVGSYVWPGQAHAIAVAAVVALTAVNYVGVQKSAWLTRGIVALVLAVLATVVTVCLTGGAAETARLRIGADATFGGVLQAAGLLFFAFAGYARIATLGEEVRDPKRTIPRAIPLALGITLVMYAAVGLAVLSVLGPDRLAHAAAPLAEAVRTAGVPGLAPVVRVGAAVAALGSLLALILGVSRTTLAMARDRHLPHVLAAVHPRSKVPHRAELAVGAVVAVLAATTDVRGAIGFSSFGVLAYYAIANASALTLTRDEGRPARIVPVTGTAGCLVLACALPPASVLWGAAVMAFGAAAYGLRKAATRRA encoded by the coding sequence ATGGGTACGGTGGCGTCTGCCGAAGCGGGGGAGCTGAGGCGGCGTCTGGGCGTGTTCGACGCCGTGGTGATCGGGCTCGGGTCGATGCTCGGCGCGGGGATCTTCGCCGCGCTTGCCCCGGCCGCGTCGGCGGCCGGGTCCGGGCTGTTCCTGGGCCTGGCGCTGGCCGCGGTGGTGGCGTACTGCAACGCCACCTCCTCCGCGCGACTGGCCGTGCGCTACCCGCGGTCGGGCGGCACCTACGTCTACGGCCGTGAGCGGCTCGGTGACTTCTGGGGATACCTGGCCGGGTGGGGCTTCGTGGTCGGCAAGACCGCCTCGTGCGCGGCGATGGCTCTCACCGTCGGCTCCTACGTGTGGCCCGGCCAGGCGCACGCGATCGCGGTCGCGGCGGTGGTGGCGCTGACGGCGGTGAACTATGTGGGGGTGCAGAAGTCCGCGTGGCTGACGCGTGGGATCGTCGCCCTGGTCCTGGCGGTGCTCGCCACTGTGGTGACCGTTTGCCTGACCGGTGGAGCCGCCGAGACCGCGCGGCTCAGGATCGGCGCGGACGCCACCTTCGGCGGAGTGCTCCAGGCGGCCGGGCTGCTGTTCTTCGCCTTCGCCGGTTACGCGCGCATCGCCACCCTCGGAGAGGAGGTCCGCGACCCGAAGCGGACCATCCCGCGCGCGATCCCGCTCGCGCTGGGCATCACGCTGGTGATGTATGCGGCCGTCGGGCTCGCGGTACTGTCCGTCCTCGGTCCGGACCGGCTCGCCCACGCCGCCGCTCCGCTGGCTGAGGCCGTGCGCACCGCCGGCGTCCCTGGGCTTGCTCCGGTGGTACGCGTCGGCGCGGCCGTCGCGGCGCTCGGGTCGCTGCTGGCGCTGATCCTGGGGGTCTCGCGCACCACCCTGGCGATGGCCCGCGACAGGCACCTGCCGCATGTCCTGGCCGCCGTTCATCCCCGCTCCAAGGTGCCGCACCGCGCCGAACTCGCGGTCGGCGCTGTCGTCGCCGTGCTGGCCGCCACCACGGATGTGCGCGGAGCGATCGGCTTCTCCTCCTTCGGCGTGCTGGCCTACTACGCCATCGCCAACGCCTCCGCGCTCACTCTCACCCGTGACGAGGGCCGCCCCGCCAGGATCGTGCCAGTCACCGGCACCGCTGGCTGCCTGGTCCTGGCCTGCGCCCTGCCGCCGGCCTCAGTGCTGTGGGGAGCTGCGGTGATGGCGTTCGGTGCCGCCGCCTACGGCCTGCGCAAGGCGGCCACTCGCCGCGCCTGA
- a CDS encoding oxidoreductase, translating into MTTAVLITGTSSGIGRASALRLARRPELTVYATARRPETLTDLADAGARILPLDVTDEESMTHAVEAVQAEHGSVGVLVNNAGYGEYGTVEETGLDGVRRQFETNLFGLSRMTQLVLPGMRDAGHGRIINIGSMGGRIVFPVGGYYHASKYAVEALSDALRFEVAPFGVKVSLIEPGLIRTSFGDTAAHTLAESAVPSSPYAALNAAADQQMARSYTSTALSAPPETVAKAIEHAATASRPKIRYVVTPAAKALIHLRRLLGARVFDTYLRLQFRSAA; encoded by the coding sequence ATGACCACAGCTGTACTGATCACTGGAACTTCCTCGGGCATCGGTCGCGCCTCCGCCCTTCGACTGGCGCGCAGACCGGAGTTGACCGTCTACGCCACTGCCCGCCGACCCGAGACACTGACCGACCTGGCCGATGCGGGGGCCCGCATTCTGCCCTTGGACGTGACGGACGAGGAATCCATGACCCACGCCGTCGAGGCCGTGCAGGCTGAGCACGGCTCGGTGGGAGTCCTCGTCAACAATGCCGGCTACGGCGAGTACGGAACAGTCGAGGAAACCGGGCTGGACGGTGTGCGACGCCAGTTTGAGACAAACCTGTTCGGCCTCTCCCGTATGACGCAGCTCGTCCTCCCGGGCATGCGCGATGCGGGCCACGGCAGGATCATCAACATCGGGTCGATGGGTGGACGGATCGTTTTCCCTGTCGGCGGCTACTACCACGCCAGCAAGTACGCGGTGGAGGCCCTCAGCGACGCCCTGCGCTTCGAAGTCGCGCCCTTCGGCGTCAAGGTCAGCCTGATCGAGCCTGGTCTGATCCGCACCTCCTTCGGTGACACCGCAGCCCACACCTTGGCCGAGTCCGCCGTTCCGAGTAGCCCTTACGCGGCACTGAACGCGGCTGCCGACCAACAGATGGCCAGGTCTTATACCTCGACGGCTCTGTCCGCACCACCCGAGACCGTCGCCAAGGCGATAGAGCACGCCGCCACCGCCTCCCGGCCCAAAATCCGCTACGTAGTCACGCCCGCGGCCAAGGCGCTCATTCATCTCCGGCGCCTGCTCGGCGCCCGAGTCTTCGACACCTACCTGCGCCTGCAGTTCAGGTCCGCCGCATGA
- a CDS encoding TetR/AcrR family transcriptional regulator, producing MLTINANIVSMLEAERLELILDAAYACFTRHGVRRTTMDDIAREAGMSRPGVYQYVRNKEDAFRRLASRLLDGALTEARNAVDSHGSLRDRLTAVLEAKLGLALRLWRESPAHAAELLGVDTRLSVEQVQAYNVAMRDILAEAVAAEHANADANEVAELLLALTRGLEADLSDAAAPVRRLRSGVALLVAGLDDTHVQSAENNHIEEPS from the coding sequence ATGCTGACAATAAATGCAAATATTGTCAGCATGTTGGAGGCAGAGCGACTCGAGTTGATCCTGGATGCGGCGTACGCATGTTTCACCCGCCACGGCGTCAGGCGCACGACCATGGACGACATCGCACGCGAGGCGGGCATGTCTCGTCCAGGGGTCTACCAGTACGTGCGCAACAAAGAGGACGCGTTCCGCCGACTGGCATCACGCCTACTCGACGGCGCTTTGACCGAGGCGCGAAACGCGGTGGATTCCCACGGAAGCCTGCGCGACCGCCTGACCGCCGTCCTGGAGGCGAAGCTGGGACTTGCGTTGCGGCTGTGGCGTGAAAGTCCTGCACACGCGGCCGAACTGCTCGGCGTGGACACCCGCCTCTCCGTCGAACAGGTTCAGGCGTACAACGTAGCCATGCGCGACATCCTCGCCGAGGCTGTCGCCGCCGAACACGCGAACGCCGATGCAAACGAAGTAGCCGAACTCCTACTGGCTCTCACCCGCGGTCTGGAGGCGGACCTCAGCGACGCCGCCGCTCCCGTTCGGCGGCTGCGCAGCGGAGTGGCACTGCTTGTCGCCGGCCTGGACGACACACATGTCCAATCCGCAGAGAACAACCACATCGAGGAACCGTCATGA
- a CDS encoding alcohol dehydrogenase catalytic domain-containing protein codes for MKAMVFQGRDHTSWQDVPDPGIQDGADAVVRVDAVTICGTDLHILKGDVPEVEPGTVLGHEAVGEVVETGNDVHGIRPGDRVLVSCITPCGRCRFCRENRFGQCLGGGGWILGHLINGTQAEYVRVPFAELSLHPLPSAVRGEDAVLLADIFPTAYEVGVLNGSVRPGDTVVVVGLGPIGLATIAAARLYSPRRIIAVDLVASRLEAARAAGADVTVDAGEAPEQLVQDLTEGLGADVAIEAVGVPQAFEACTRMVRPGGRVANVGVHGEPAELHLESLWSRDVTITTGLVDTFSTPLLLDMMAAGRLPAVSGLVTHRFALSQMEEAYDVFSRAAETGALKVVLGPPTHDAVAMSV; via the coding sequence ATGAAGGCAATGGTGTTCCAGGGCAGGGACCACACATCGTGGCAGGACGTTCCTGACCCCGGCATACAGGATGGAGCCGACGCGGTGGTTCGCGTCGATGCCGTCACCATCTGTGGAACAGACCTGCACATCCTGAAGGGGGACGTACCGGAGGTGGAACCGGGAACCGTTCTCGGACACGAGGCAGTGGGCGAGGTCGTTGAGACGGGCAACGATGTGCACGGCATACGGCCGGGCGACCGGGTTCTGGTCTCCTGCATCACACCGTGCGGACGCTGCCGATTCTGCCGGGAGAACCGCTTCGGGCAGTGCCTCGGAGGCGGCGGCTGGATACTGGGGCACCTGATCAACGGCACTCAGGCCGAGTATGTGCGCGTACCTTTCGCCGAGCTGTCCCTCCACCCTCTGCCGAGCGCAGTGCGTGGCGAGGACGCCGTCCTGCTGGCCGACATATTCCCGACGGCATATGAGGTGGGCGTGCTGAACGGCAGCGTGAGGCCCGGGGACACCGTCGTGGTGGTGGGCCTGGGGCCGATCGGTCTCGCCACGATCGCTGCGGCCCGGCTGTACTCCCCGCGGCGGATCATCGCCGTGGACCTTGTGGCATCACGGCTGGAGGCCGCGCGGGCCGCAGGCGCCGATGTCACCGTCGATGCCGGCGAGGCGCCCGAGCAACTCGTCCAGGATCTCACCGAGGGTCTCGGAGCGGATGTCGCGATCGAGGCAGTGGGCGTTCCGCAGGCCTTCGAAGCGTGCACCCGCATGGTCCGACCGGGCGGACGTGTCGCCAACGTCGGTGTTCACGGCGAACCTGCGGAGCTCCACCTGGAAAGTCTCTGGTCTCGGGACGTGACCATCACTACCGGCCTGGTGGACACCTTCTCCACGCCCTTGTTGCTGGACATGATGGCAGCCGGCCGGCTCCCGGCGGTGTCGGGCCTGGTCACGCACCGGTTCGCCCTTTCCCAGATGGAGGAGGCGTATGACGTCTTCTCCAGGGCTGCCGAGACGGGCGCGCTGAAGGTGGTTCTCGGGCCTCCCACACACGACGCGGTCGCAATGTCTGTCTAG
- a CDS encoding response regulator transcription factor: MNGIVAGEEGKEPIRVFVLDDHEVVRCGLRDLLGAEPDLAVVGEAASARQAIDRGPALRPDVAVLDVRLPDGDGITVCRELRSRLPDLACLMLTSFDEEDALLDSIMAGAAGYVLKEITGTDLVAAIRTVATGQSMLDPATTTRLMHSLRAPASTHPAGDERLSALSEREKAVLELIGEGLTNRQISKKLYLSEKTVKNHISRLLAKLGVERRVQAAVIATQAHDQEQLGD; the protein is encoded by the coding sequence ATGAATGGAATAGTGGCCGGCGAGGAAGGCAAGGAGCCCATCCGGGTCTTCGTGCTGGACGACCACGAAGTCGTCCGGTGCGGCCTGCGAGACCTGCTGGGCGCGGAGCCGGATCTGGCGGTGGTGGGGGAGGCCGCAAGCGCACGACAGGCCATCGATCGAGGACCGGCCTTGCGGCCCGACGTCGCGGTGCTCGACGTTCGGCTGCCTGACGGCGACGGAATCACCGTATGCAGAGAACTCCGGTCCCGCCTGCCGGATCTTGCCTGCCTGATGTTGACGTCGTTCGACGAGGAAGACGCACTGCTTGATTCCATCATGGCCGGCGCGGCCGGATACGTTCTGAAGGAAATCACGGGCACCGACCTGGTAGCGGCCATCCGTACCGTGGCCACCGGACAATCGATGCTGGACCCGGCAACCACTACACGACTCATGCACTCGCTGCGTGCCCCGGCGTCGACGCATCCCGCGGGTGACGAGCGGCTGTCCGCGCTGTCCGAACGGGAGAAAGCCGTACTGGAGCTGATCGGTGAAGGCCTTACCAACCGGCAGATCAGCAAAAAACTCTATCTCTCCGAGAAGACAGTGAAGAACCACATTTCGCGTCTGCTGGCCAAGCTCGGGGTGGAGCGCCGAGTGCAGGCTGCCGTCATAGCCACCCAGGCGCACGATCAAGAACAACTGGGAGACTGA
- a CDS encoding sensor histidine kinase produces the protein MSEGEATVDPTTHELLDRLQARIDAPGTSRKRVHTLLEAVLSVGRELELSQVLGRIVEAAIFLVDAEYGALGVIGEDHMLSEFIPVGVDDEQWAAIGALPRGHGLLGELVRHPGPLRLREISEHPASYGFPPHHPPMHSFLGAPIRVRGKVFGNLYLTEKRNSSEFDAEDEAVLMTLAVAAGIAIENSRLYEQSCQRERWLAAGSEVTSSLLSGCPRAEVMGLILDHARENVSADLGMIAVPVEGAGRLRIALATGDDAERQHGEFVPMREGYLGAVFANPRVSVTHDIEEDPLSIADAARWVGLGPAVGLPLGSGTTDPRGVLLLVRRKGGTAFTSEEYGPLEEFTRLVSLAMELAERRKDAEQVALLEDRDRIARDLHDLAIQRLFATGMTLQGALRFVTHPQAEQRLRRAVDDLDATIKIIRSTIFGLRAHQTGSSLRQGLRSRIAQAVEASSGPLGFRPALRVDGLVETRVPVALADHAVAVLVEALSNVFRYARAHSVDVHLTVSTDRLTLTVTDDGIGIPENARFSGLNNIRERAQMAGGEVKIGVPSSGGTRLVWTAPLAQSQDGTRS, from the coding sequence GTGAGCGAAGGCGAGGCGACCGTCGACCCGACGACGCACGAGCTGCTGGACCGGCTCCAGGCCCGCATCGACGCCCCTGGTACCTCGAGGAAACGGGTGCACACGCTTCTGGAGGCGGTGCTGTCGGTTGGGCGCGAACTCGAGCTGTCCCAAGTTCTTGGCCGCATAGTCGAGGCCGCAATCTTTCTCGTGGACGCGGAGTACGGAGCTCTCGGCGTGATCGGTGAGGACCACATGCTCTCGGAGTTCATTCCGGTGGGCGTGGACGACGAGCAGTGGGCAGCTATAGGGGCACTACCGCGTGGCCACGGCCTGCTGGGGGAGCTGGTTCGTCATCCCGGCCCCTTGCGGCTGCGAGAGATCTCCGAGCACCCCGCGTCATACGGTTTCCCTCCTCACCATCCGCCGATGCACTCGTTCCTGGGAGCCCCGATCCGGGTCCGCGGGAAGGTGTTCGGCAATCTGTACCTCACGGAAAAACGAAATTCCTCGGAGTTCGACGCAGAGGACGAAGCAGTCCTCATGACCCTGGCCGTTGCTGCGGGAATCGCCATTGAGAACTCCCGCCTCTACGAACAATCCTGTCAGCGTGAACGCTGGCTGGCGGCTGGTTCAGAGGTGACGAGCAGTTTGCTTTCCGGTTGTCCGCGCGCCGAGGTGATGGGGCTGATTCTCGATCATGCACGTGAGAACGTCTCAGCGGACTTGGGCATGATAGCGGTGCCGGTGGAGGGCGCCGGCAGACTGCGGATAGCGCTGGCGACCGGTGACGACGCCGAACGGCAGCACGGGGAGTTCGTGCCCATGCGGGAGGGTTACCTCGGCGCCGTCTTCGCCAACCCGAGAGTATCGGTGACTCACGATATCGAAGAAGACCCGCTGAGCATCGCTGATGCGGCGCGCTGGGTCGGTCTCGGACCTGCCGTAGGCCTGCCCCTCGGCTCGGGAACCACTGATCCGCGCGGGGTTCTGCTTCTTGTCCGCAGGAAAGGGGGTACCGCCTTCACGTCGGAAGAATACGGCCCGTTGGAGGAATTCACCCGGCTGGTTTCGCTGGCCATGGAACTGGCGGAACGCCGCAAGGACGCCGAACAGGTGGCGCTGCTCGAGGACCGGGACCGCATTGCGCGTGACCTTCACGACCTGGCGATTCAAAGGTTGTTCGCTACCGGCATGACCCTGCAGGGCGCGCTGCGTTTCGTGACCCATCCGCAGGCAGAGCAGCGGCTGCGCAGGGCGGTGGACGATCTGGATGCCACGATCAAGATCATTCGCTCCACCATCTTCGGTCTGCGTGCCCATCAGACAGGTAGCAGCCTGCGGCAAGGGCTCCGCAGCCGGATTGCGCAGGCGGTGGAAGCGTCCTCCGGCCCACTTGGTTTCCGGCCGGCACTGCGGGTTGATGGGCTTGTGGAGACTCGGGTTCCTGTCGCTCTGGCCGATCACGCGGTGGCCGTGCTCGTCGAGGCATTGAGTAACGTCTTTCGCTATGCGCGGGCCCATTCGGTCGACGTACATCTGACCGTGTCAACCGACCGGCTGACACTCACGGTGACGGACGACGGGATCGGTATCCCGGAAAACGCGCGTTTCAGCGGATTGAACAACATTCGTGAACGGGCGCAGATGGCGGGGGGCGAAGTGAAGATCGGCGTGCCCTCAAGCGGTGGCACGCGGCTGGTCTGGACAGCTCCATTGGCGCAGAGCCAGGACGGGACCCGGTCGTGA
- a CDS encoding universal stress protein produces MPSPPVVVGVDGSDSSLGAADWAADEALLHALPLRLVYASLWQRYEDVALSTRLSRPEGKTMAENIVGSTAERIRRRAPDLLVTTAVTGEEPVSALLSEGQHAFALVTGSRGRGGIPGLHLGSVSLAVAARAQCPAIVVRGDKAGLEARHERIALGVGDSPVGTTAVRFAFAEAQLRGCGIDVVRAWRCPSGEAPGHPPTAGGTACPHEAQASALLDEVLSAAVRDHPEVPVRRVTTEGPARKVLLERSAVADLLVVGTPRRHTHPGVQLSGTAHTVLHHAACPVAVVPGNSPGASEGTTP; encoded by the coding sequence ATGCCGTCTCCTCCTGTGGTTGTCGGCGTGGACGGAAGTGACTCCAGTCTTGGTGCAGCCGACTGGGCAGCAGACGAAGCGCTGCTGCACGCGCTGCCCCTGCGCCTCGTCTACGCTTCCTTGTGGCAACGCTATGAAGACGTCGCGCTCTCCACTCGTCTCTCGCGTCCCGAGGGAAAGACGATGGCAGAGAACATCGTCGGCTCGACAGCGGAGCGGATCCGTCGTCGTGCCCCCGACCTGCTGGTCACGACGGCCGTGACAGGAGAAGAGCCCGTCAGCGCTTTGCTGAGCGAGGGACAGCACGCCTTCGCGCTGGTCACCGGTTCTCGAGGACGAGGCGGCATCCCAGGGTTGCATCTGGGATCAGTGAGCCTCGCTGTCGCCGCCCGAGCACAATGTCCTGCCATCGTGGTGCGAGGTGACAAGGCCGGGCTTGAGGCGCGACACGAAAGGATAGCCCTCGGTGTGGGGGACTCCCCCGTGGGTACCACAGCCGTACGGTTCGCATTCGCCGAGGCACAGCTACGGGGGTGCGGGATCGATGTGGTGCGCGCTTGGCGCTGCCCGTCGGGCGAAGCGCCCGGCCATCCGCCAACGGCCGGTGGCACTGCCTGCCCTCACGAGGCTCAGGCGTCCGCACTTCTCGATGAGGTGCTGTCCGCTGCCGTCCGCGATCACCCAGAGGTGCCGGTCCGCCGAGTGACGACGGAGGGCCCTGCGCGCAAGGTTCTCCTGGAACGCTCCGCGGTGGCGGACTTGTTGGTCGTTGGAACTCCGCGCCGGCACACGCACCCGGGCGTGCAACTGAGCGGGACCGCTCACACCGTCCTGCACCACGCCGCCTGCCCGGTAGCGGTGGTGCCCGGCAACAGTCCGGGCGCTTCCGAGGGGACTACGCCATGA
- a CDS encoding CBS domain-containing protein translates to MKGHTPHSVKDVMTHTVVAVGLDARFKEVVAAMNRWQVTAVPVLEGEGRVVGVISEGDLLLKEELRDEDATMVGQRARLTDYAKAGAVTARDLMSSPAVTISASSSLPAAAHLMVHRRVKRLPVVDERGILKGIVSRIDLLKVFLRKDEELADEVKQEVIERLFPVSHQSIGVKVVQGRVTISGTVRDASLIPVAERLAGAVEGVVDVHCDLRGPTIAAPT, encoded by the coding sequence ATGAAGGGCCACACGCCTCACAGCGTCAAGGACGTGATGACCCATACGGTCGTCGCTGTCGGACTGGATGCCCGCTTCAAGGAAGTTGTGGCTGCGATGAACCGTTGGCAGGTCACCGCAGTGCCCGTGCTGGAGGGTGAAGGGCGGGTCGTGGGGGTGATTTCAGAGGGGGACCTGCTGTTGAAGGAGGAACTGAGGGACGAGGACGCGACCATGGTCGGTCAGCGGGCCCGCCTTACGGACTATGCCAAGGCAGGAGCGGTGACGGCCCGGGACCTCATGTCCTCCCCGGCGGTAACGATCTCGGCGAGTTCGTCTCTGCCTGCAGCCGCTCATCTGATGGTGCACCGCCGGGTCAAGCGCCTCCCGGTCGTGGACGAGCGGGGAATCCTGAAAGGTATCGTGAGCCGGATCGACCTGCTCAAGGTCTTCCTCAGGAAGGACGAGGAACTCGCCGACGAAGTGAAGCAGGAAGTGATCGAACGCCTCTTTCCCGTCTCGCATCAGAGTATCGGCGTAAAGGTCGTGCAGGGGCGTGTCACCATCAGCGGGACGGTGCGGGACGCCTCTCTGATTCCGGTCGCGGAAAGGCTGGCCGGCGCGGTGGAGGGCGTCGTCGATGTTCACTGTGATCTCCGGGGGCCCACCATCGCAGCCCCGACGTGA